TCGACCAAAATCGATGTTGATTCTTATTTCCTTGATGCAGCTGGTGAAAAACGAAACGATGAAACGAATCTCTTTTTGCTTAGTTTTGATGTTTTTGGCTACGTTCGAATGCTCTGCGCAGACCGAGCCCGGTGGCAGCCTTAAGGCGGGAATCAACGCTCCTTTCCTGGACCCCGATTTGAATGTCAGCGAGTGGGTAGAGAAATTCGAAGTGGAAAGTCGCGAAATCTTTTCTTGCCGAGAAGAAATCGTTCGGAAAATGAACTTGGTTACGGGCGAGCGGATTGCCGACGTGGGAACAGGAACCGGGATATTCGTTGAACCGTTTTCGGATGCTGTGGGACCGCGCGGCTGGGTCTTTGCTCTGGATATTGTGACGAAATTTGTTGAGCGAGTGGAGCGGATTGCCGAACTGAAGTCGCTCGGAAACGTGACGGCAATGCTGTCGGGACAGGATGATGTTCGGTTGCCGCCGGATTCGATCGACGTTGCATTCGTGTGCGACGTTTACCACCACTTTGAATTCCCCGTCGAGTCGCTGCGTTCCATCAAGCGGGCACTGCGTCCGGGCGGCCGACTCTATGTCATCGATTTCGAGCGAATTGAGGGCGTTTCACGTCCCTGGACGATGGGGCACGTCCGTGCCGGAAAGCCCGAATTCAAATCAGAGATTGAAGCGGCGGGGTTCCAGTTTGTCGAAGAAATCGCTGTGGAAGGCTTCAAAGAAAACTACTTTTTGTCCTTTGTGCGGCCTAAATCGTAGCTGTTTCGTTTGAAACGATGACGCTCTGACCCTACGAGCGGGCGAAGTCGAACAATCGTTGCAGAGTGACGAAAAACCTTTGCGAAAACGGGGAAACCTTTCTGATCGAGTAAAGTTTCCGACCTAGAGGGCGATCGTCGGGTATCTTTCAGTTGCAGGTCACATCTCGGGGGATAGGTGGCCAGCACTGCGACTCTTTTCTTTGCATCTACGCCCATCCGCCTCTATCGTTAGCGGAGTCTCTAAACGATGAATCACGCCCCCGAAGCGACGAAGGAAACCGATACCGGTTTCTTCCGTTGCCCCGTCTCGTCCGAACAAGGTCAAGCGATTGTTCGCGTTGGCCGACGCAATTTTCCGGCGCAAGTCCAAGAGACTTCGATCGACGGCTTCACCATTTTGGTTTCCGCCAAGCACGCATCTAAGCTGAAAGTCGGTCGACCCTGGGTGCTTCAACACGACGGTACTCGCGTCGAAGTCCATCCCCAGTGGATGTTCAATTCGCCCGATGGAACCGTACAACTTGGGCTGCGACGGCTTCGCGATCTGACTCGACCGACTCCGACGAAAAAGTCGCTGCTTTCATCCATTGGCGGACGCCGGTACGAAGACCCGACCTATTCCGCAGTTGCGTTTGGCGGTTTCGTCTTGTTCCTGTTTTCGCTCATGTCGCTGCCCGGACTTGGTGATCGATTGGGAACGTCGGATCGTATTCAAGGAACGTTCAAATGGATCGTCAGCGAAGTTAGCGTAACGTTGAATCAGTTCTTCTGATCTGGGCGGTTTCCGTCGTCGCGCGGATGATCTCAATCGCGCGACGCAAAACTTCGTCGGGCGACATTCCGTCGCTGTGCAGCAAAATCGCGTCGTCGGCAGCTCGCAGGGCGCCGACTGGGCGATTTTCGTCTTCAAAGTCACGTCGCTTCTGTGCTGCGACGACATCTTCGATCGCCATGTGACGCCCTGCCTCGGCAAGTTGTTGATGACGGCGAATAGCTCGCTCCGTCGGCGAAGCGGTTAGAAAAATCTTGCATTCGGCGTCTGGGAAGACTTCCGATCCTTGGTCACGTCCCTCGGTCACGATATCACGGCCTTCCGCGATTTTCCGTTGCTGCATCGACAACAGCGATCGGATTTCGGCGATGTCGGCGATGCGCCCAATCGCGGCCGTCACTGTCGGAGTTCGAATGTCATCGGTCACATCGACGTCGTCGAGATAAACGCGACATTCTTCCCACCGCAATCTCGCTAGCCGAGCATATTGAATCAAGCCGTCGATATCGTCGAACTCGATCTGGCGACGAATTGCACCCAGGGTGATTGCGCGGTACATCGCGCCGGTGTCTAGGAATTCGAACCCGAGTTCGTCCGCAACTTGCCGGGCAATGCTGCTTTTGCCAGCACCAGCGGGGCCGTCGATCGTTACTATCACGCTTTCCGCTCCGCGGCGTTCTGGCCGATGATCATGAGGTCTACACTTTGCGTCAGTTGATGAAGAGCGTCTTGGACGTCTTGTCCCGCGTCACTTTGATCATGCCCCGATTTGGTTGCGATTTCAAGGTCTGGGATCTGGCCAAACCGGTGCCGATAGAAAGCCTCGGTCAGCACGGCCAGGGGACCACCAATCGATGGCACCTGCGGATGCTGGAGCCGTGTCGTCGCGTCGCTGGCTAATTCGGATGGCGTTTGGGATGCCACGCGACGAATTCCCGTTCGCGATAATTGCGAGAGTGTTTGGCTGTAAAACGCTATTTTCGGTTCGGCGACGTCATCTGAAGTCTGTTCTGAGCGTTCACCGCGTAGCCAGACGGGCGTAGGCATTCGGAACAGGACAACAGCCAGCAGCGTCAGCCCAACGCCCAACACCGCCGCAGGCCAAGAAAAGAGGCTTCGTCCGGCCAAAGAGCCGCCGCCGAGTTCACCGGCCCGGACACGACGAACGATGTTGCCTAGCTTCTCGACAAATTTAACGTACGAACGGTGCATCGGATTGATACCGCTGTTTCCTAGGAACGCCTTTTCTTGCCGTGTGCCGTCCATATCGACGACGTAGTCGTCCCACATGTTTTGCGCCAGATCGAAAACCTCGCCGACTCCGCCGGCCCGCTCGTCCATCCGCCCCGTACCCGGCGTTGGATCGAGCCGCAACCAATACGCGCCGGCCTCGGGTTGTCCGTAGACGTTTCGATTGCGATCGAGTTGGTCACGATTGATCAGCGCCTCGACCCAAGCGTGTGCATGCAATTGACGGGCGACGTAATTGTTACCGATTTCGTTGTACTCGTCGGTGTGGTAACCGACAACGATTCGCGAGGGGATGCCTTGACTGCGCAACATCATGACCAGCGCCGACGCGAAGAACTGGCAATGGCCTTTTTTGTCGATCAACACGAACTGCTCGGTCGGGTCCATACCCGGATAACGATCCGCATCTAGTTTTAGCGTGTAACCAAACTCGCCCGATGACGCCAAATGCGATTCCATTGCCTTTGCAATTTGATAGTCGTTTTTGCGTCGCCCAGAAACA
Above is a window of Rubripirellula tenax DNA encoding:
- a CDS encoding class I SAM-dependent methyltransferase, whose amino-acid sequence is MKRISFCLVLMFLATFECSAQTEPGGSLKAGINAPFLDPDLNVSEWVEKFEVESREIFSCREEIVRKMNLVTGERIADVGTGTGIFVEPFSDAVGPRGWVFALDIVTKFVERVERIAELKSLGNVTAMLSGQDDVRLPPDSIDVAFVCDVYHHFEFPVESLRSIKRALRPGGRLYVIDFERIEGVSRPWTMGHVRAGKPEFKSEIEAAGFQFVEEIAVEGFKENYFLSFVRPKS
- the cmk gene encoding (d)CMP kinase; its protein translation is MIVTIDGPAGAGKSSIARQVADELGFEFLDTGAMYRAITLGAIRRQIEFDDIDGLIQYARLARLRWEECRVYLDDVDVTDDIRTPTVTAAIGRIADIAEIRSLLSMQQRKIAEGRDIVTEGRDQGSEVFPDAECKIFLTASPTERAIRRHQQLAEAGRHMAIEDVVAAQKRRDFEDENRPVGALRAADDAILLHSDGMSPDEVLRRAIEIIRATTETAQIRRTDSTLR